A genomic region of Arachis stenosperma cultivar V10309 chromosome 9, arast.V10309.gnm1.PFL2, whole genome shotgun sequence contains the following coding sequences:
- the LOC130949189 gene encoding uncharacterized protein LOC130949189: protein MEGNSIPTTMAMNQNGAQRGRASSRDTTKGNWVEEMRGSLMVVATVIATLTFQIAINPPGGVWQQDSNNQEGCASGNICKAGTSVLATSSDDENQRLKYEMFILLCTVSFTASQTVILFLLTGFQLRNRLVMWLLILVMCLSVICLAGAYVISIWMVMKPLDKLINKITLYYALFWSGLVALLCLALLLRFLIWLLKAFYRFLCCC from the coding sequence ATGGAGGGAAATTCAATACCAACAACTATGGCTATGAATCAGAATGGAGCACAGAGAGGAAGAGCATCATCAAGGGATACAACAAAGGGAAACTGGGTTGAAGAGATGCGAGGTTCTCTAATGGTTGTAGCAACGGTTATTGCAACCCTAACTTTCCAAATTGCAATAAACCCCCCAGGGGGCGTTTGGCAACAGGACTCAAATAACCAAGAGGGTTGTGCTTCTGGAAACATCTGCAAAGCTGGCACTTCTGTTTTGGCTACTTCCTCCGATGACGAAAACCAACGCTTGAAATACGAAATGTTCATACTCTTGTGCACTGTTTCTTTCACTGCATCACAGACTGTGATTCTTTTTCTGCTTACTGGCTTTCAGCTGCGTAATAGGCTGGTCATGTGGTTGTTGATTCTTGTTATGTGCCTCTCGGTTATTTGCTTGGCTGGGGCTTATGTGATCTCCATTTGGATGGTCATGAAGCCACTTGACAAGTTAATTAACAAAATCACCTTGTATTATGCCTTGTTTTGGTCTGGATTGGTTGCTCTGCTTTGTCTCGCGCTCTTGCTTCGCTTTCTCATCTGGCTGTTGAAGGCGTTCTACCGGTTTTTATGTTGTTGCTAA